The following coding sequences lie in one Corynebacterium anserum genomic window:
- a CDS encoding glutamyl-tRNA reductase, which translates to MDASAATGTAAVLLVGLSFRSAPVPILEKVSVADTDLPKLQLSLLDNDVISEALVLSTCNRMEFYTVANAFHSGLDHVVETIADFSGLPVEDLEPHLYVHYSDAAAEHMLNVASGLDSMVVGEQQIIGQLRTAYQQASQIGTVGRTLHDLSQRALRTGKRVHTETNIDTAGASMVSFSIDKALDHLDIDATADTPLAGRRALIIGAGAMASLSSTHLGKLGIDQVIVANRTLSRAENLVAHAQEAGVQATAVPLERMPEAMADVDIVVSATGAVGCVVLEEHVRCAHGRRNRRPLVLVDLSMPRDIDQATAELPNVHLLNIEQLTTMAGEGVEDEDPARRIVAEELDEFIEQQRAQAVVPTVKALRQKAVDLLADELLALERQTPTMSEHDREQVERSMRKLVDKLLHTPTVQAKKLSASGQAVSYPDALAALFQLPTGVIESVTEARVKRVPAQRAGNHSAALRIPNTTTVHSISDSTRGNK; encoded by the coding sequence ATGGACGCTAGCGCAGCGACAGGCACCGCAGCAGTGCTGCTGGTGGGGCTGTCCTTCCGCTCCGCTCCCGTCCCTATCCTGGAAAAAGTATCCGTGGCGGACACGGACCTGCCCAAACTCCAACTGTCTCTGCTGGATAACGATGTGATTTCCGAAGCGCTCGTGCTATCCACCTGTAACCGCATGGAGTTTTACACGGTGGCTAACGCTTTCCACTCGGGGCTCGATCACGTTGTAGAGACCATCGCCGATTTCTCCGGTTTACCTGTAGAAGACCTAGAGCCTCATCTCTACGTGCACTATTCAGATGCCGCCGCCGAGCACATGCTGAATGTGGCGTCGGGCTTGGACTCGATGGTCGTGGGTGAGCAACAGATCATCGGGCAACTGCGCACCGCATACCAGCAGGCGAGCCAGATCGGCACGGTGGGACGCACCCTTCATGACCTCTCCCAACGTGCTCTACGCACCGGCAAACGCGTACATACCGAGACCAACATTGATACTGCTGGTGCATCCATGGTCTCCTTTTCCATCGACAAGGCACTTGATCACCTCGATATCGACGCTACCGCCGACACACCTCTCGCAGGCCGCCGCGCGTTGATTATCGGCGCGGGTGCGATGGCCTCCCTCAGCTCTACACATCTGGGAAAACTCGGTATTGACCAGGTTATTGTGGCTAACCGCACCCTATCCCGGGCGGAGAATCTGGTCGCTCATGCTCAAGAAGCAGGGGTGCAGGCCACTGCTGTGCCGCTCGAGAGAATGCCGGAAGCCATGGCGGATGTGGACATCGTCGTATCCGCCACGGGAGCCGTTGGGTGCGTTGTGCTTGAGGAGCATGTTCGATGTGCACACGGCAGGCGCAACCGCCGCCCGTTGGTGCTCGTGGACCTATCCATGCCTCGTGACATCGATCAAGCCACAGCGGAACTGCCCAACGTTCATCTGCTCAACATCGAACAACTGACCACCATGGCCGGCGAGGGGGTGGAGGATGAAGATCCCGCTCGTCGTATCGTGGCTGAGGAGTTAGACGAATTCATAGAGCAACAACGAGCTCAGGCCGTCGTTCCAACAGTGAAGGCCTTGCGCCAAAAAGCCGTGGACCTGTTAGCTGACGAGCTACTGGCCTTAGAGCGGCAAACGCCCACTATGAGTGAGCATGACCGCGAGCAGGTAGAGCGTTCCATGCGCAAGCTCGTGGATAAACTGCTCCATACACCTACGGTGCAGGCCAAGAAGCTTTCGGCCTCAGGGCAAGCAGTGAGTTATCCAGATGCATTGGCTGCACTATTCCAGTTGCCGACGGGCGTGATTGAATCTGTCACCGAGGCCAGAGTGAAACGTGTGCCCGCACAGCGCGCAGGCAATCACAGCGCCGCACTGCGCATACCAAACACCACTACTGTTCACAGCATTTCCGACAGCACTCGAGGTAACAAGTAA
- a CDS encoding glutaredoxin family protein: MKSSSPIPHHVTLLTRSTCGSCQRVERQILPVIIDANAQLDVIQVDAPDADPQLEMEFGDRVPVILVDEEEFACWEVDNDELAEQLSR; encoded by the coding sequence ATGAAAAGCTCATCCCCCATTCCACATCATGTCACGCTCCTCACCCGTTCCACGTGTGGATCCTGCCAGCGGGTGGAACGGCAAATCCTGCCCGTTATCATCGACGCCAACGCGCAACTTGACGTGATACAAGTGGACGCTCCAGATGCCGATCCGCAGTTAGAAATGGAATTTGGCGACAGAGTGCCCGTCATCTTAGTCGACGAAGAAGAATTTGCCTGCTGGGAAGTGGACAACGACGAATTAGCAGAGCAGTTGAGCCGCTAG